One genomic segment of Rhinopithecus roxellana isolate Shanxi Qingling chromosome 6, ASM756505v1, whole genome shotgun sequence includes these proteins:
- the VSTM2A gene encoding V-set and transmembrane domain-containing protein 2A isoform X5, which produces MSCAFQSGSASVYLEIQWWFLRGPEEMEPGAEGAGAQVELLPDRDRDSDGTKISTVKVQGNDISHKLQISKVRKKDEGLYECRVTDANYGELQEHKAQAYLKVNANSHARRMQAFEASPMWLQDMKPRKNVSAAVPSSIHGSANQRTHSTSSPQAVAKMPKQSPQSGMETHFEPFILPFTNPPQKGQLHRVDRFVNDGF; this is translated from the exons ATGTCCTGCGCCTTCCAGAGCGGCTCCGCCTCGGTGTATCTGGAGATCCAGTGGTGGTTCCTGCGGGGGCCGGAGGAAATGGAGCCCGGGGCCGAGGGGGCCGGCGCGCAG GTGGAGCTCTTGCCAGACAGAGACCGGGACAGCGACGGGACCAAGATCAGC ACAGTGAAAGTCCAAGGCAATGACATCTCCCACAAGCTTCAGATTTCCAAAGTGAGGAAAAAGGATGAAGGCTTATACGAGTGCAGGGTGACTGATGCCAACTACGGGGAGCTTCAGGAACACAAGGCCCAGGCCTATCTGAAAGTCAATGCCAACAGCCATGCCCGCAGAATGCAGGCCTTCGAAGCCTCTCCAATGTGGCTGCAGGATATGAAGCCCCGCAAGAACGTCTCCGCAGCTGTCCCCAGCAGCATCCATGGCTCTGCCAACCAACGAACGCACTCCACCTCCAGCCCTCAAGCGGTAGCCAAAATGCCCAAACAAAGTCCACAATCAGGTATGGAAACCCATTTTGAGCCTTTTATTTTACCATTCACAAACCCTCCACAGAAAGGTCAGTTGCATAGAGTAGACAGATTTGTGaatgatggtttttaa
- the VSTM2A gene encoding V-set and transmembrane domain-containing protein 2A isoform X1 has protein sequence MMGIFLAYVGFVFFSVLYVQQGLSSHAKFTEFPRNVTATEGQNVEMSCAFQSGSASVYLEIQWWFLRGPEEMEPGAEGAGAQVELLPDRDRDSDGTKISTVKVQGNDISHKLQISKVRKKDEGLYECRVTDANYGELQEHKAQAYLKVNANSHARRMQAFEASPMWLQDMKPRKNVSAAVPSSIHGSANQRTHSTSSPQAVAKMPKQSPQSVSPILPEVKHLLHRPPLPVLPFFSLSSFFSTDPFPTFPRSHRTVKQLPAPPPQPGRGSTPGVQSCMLTPPAKSKSPVKSTERTAKLTLNSKHHPAPTVL, from the exons ATGATGGGGATCTTTTTGGCGTATgttggatttgttttcttttccgtTTTATATGTACAACAAGGGCTTTCTTCTCACG CAAAATTTACCGAGTTTCCGCGGAACGTGACGGCGACCGAGGGGCAGAATGTGGAGATGTCCTGCGCCTTCCAGAGCGGCTCCGCCTCGGTGTATCTGGAGATCCAGTGGTGGTTCCTGCGGGGGCCGGAGGAAATGGAGCCCGGGGCCGAGGGGGCCGGCGCGCAG GTGGAGCTCTTGCCAGACAGAGACCGGGACAGCGACGGGACCAAGATCAGC ACAGTGAAAGTCCAAGGCAATGACATCTCCCACAAGCTTCAGATTTCCAAAGTGAGGAAAAAGGATGAAGGCTTATACGAGTGCAGGGTGACTGATGCCAACTACGGGGAGCTTCAGGAACACAAGGCCCAGGCCTATCTGAAAGTCAATGCCAACAGCCATGCCCGCAGAATGCAGGCCTTCGAAGCCTCTCCAATGTGGCTGCAGGATATGAAGCCCCGCAAGAACGTCTCCGCAGCTGTCCCCAGCAGCATCCATGGCTCTGCCAACCAACGAACGCACTCCACCTCCAGCCCTCAAGCGGTAGCCAAAATGCCCAAACAAAGTCCACAATCAG TGTCTCCAATCCTTCCAGAAGTCAAACATCTCCTCCACAGACCACCTCTACcagtccttcctttcttctctctgtcttcatttttttctactgaccccttccccaccttcccaaggtcacacagaactGTGAAGCagcttcctgctcctcctccccaaCCTGGCCGTGGATCAACCCCTGGCGTGCAGAGCTGCATGCTGACTCCTCCAG
- the VSTM2A gene encoding V-set and transmembrane domain-containing protein 2A isoform X2 — MMGIFLAYVGFVFFSVLYVQQGLSSHAKFTEFPRNVTATEGQNVEMSCAFQSGSASVYLEIQWWFLRGPEEMEPGAEGAGAQVELLPDRDRDSDGTKISTVKVQGNDISHKLQISKVRKKDEGLYECRVTDANYGELQEHKAQAYLKVNANSHARRMQAFEASPMWLQDMKPRKNVSAAVPSSIHGSANQRTHSTSSPQAVAKMPKQSPQSGMETHFEPFILPFTNPPQKGQLHRVDRFVNDGF, encoded by the exons ATGATGGGGATCTTTTTGGCGTATgttggatttgttttcttttccgtTTTATATGTACAACAAGGGCTTTCTTCTCACG CAAAATTTACCGAGTTTCCGCGGAACGTGACGGCGACCGAGGGGCAGAATGTGGAGATGTCCTGCGCCTTCCAGAGCGGCTCCGCCTCGGTGTATCTGGAGATCCAGTGGTGGTTCCTGCGGGGGCCGGAGGAAATGGAGCCCGGGGCCGAGGGGGCCGGCGCGCAG GTGGAGCTCTTGCCAGACAGAGACCGGGACAGCGACGGGACCAAGATCAGC ACAGTGAAAGTCCAAGGCAATGACATCTCCCACAAGCTTCAGATTTCCAAAGTGAGGAAAAAGGATGAAGGCTTATACGAGTGCAGGGTGACTGATGCCAACTACGGGGAGCTTCAGGAACACAAGGCCCAGGCCTATCTGAAAGTCAATGCCAACAGCCATGCCCGCAGAATGCAGGCCTTCGAAGCCTCTCCAATGTGGCTGCAGGATATGAAGCCCCGCAAGAACGTCTCCGCAGCTGTCCCCAGCAGCATCCATGGCTCTGCCAACCAACGAACGCACTCCACCTCCAGCCCTCAAGCGGTAGCCAAAATGCCCAAACAAAGTCCACAATCAGGTATGGAAACCCATTTTGAGCCTTTTATTTTACCATTCACAAACCCTCCACAGAAAGGTCAGTTGCATAGAGTAGACAGATTTGTGaatgatggtttttaa